In a single window of the Limisphaerales bacterium genome:
- a CDS encoding 1-acyl-sn-glycerol-3-phosphate acyltransferase, whose translation MSSFQELLKETELEPEYGYLRKSPHGTAAMWHKCFELFCRVLFNVWCPLKVVGRENLPSAPFMFCSNHCSHMDSAALMYAGGEDFEQYGMVAAKDYFFDNQKRNSFLSRLMNLIPADRGANRESIVKLMVACREFTGHGHRSLIIYPEGTRSQTGEMAPMKKGPAMIATELSLPIVPVYINGTHRAYPKGGKFFKPTRLRVYIGEAIDPNRFREEHGGGRMIYSAITREMENRIHKLKELHG comes from the coding sequence GTGTCGAGCTTTCAGGAATTGCTGAAAGAGACGGAACTCGAGCCGGAGTACGGCTATTTGCGCAAATCCCCGCACGGCACGGCGGCGATGTGGCACAAGTGTTTCGAGCTGTTTTGTCGCGTGCTTTTTAATGTGTGGTGTCCGCTGAAAGTGGTGGGGCGCGAAAATCTCCCGTCCGCGCCCTTTATGTTTTGCAGCAACCACTGCAGCCATATGGACAGCGCCGCGTTGATGTACGCCGGTGGCGAGGATTTCGAGCAATACGGAATGGTGGCGGCGAAAGATTATTTTTTCGACAACCAAAAACGCAACAGCTTTCTCTCGCGTCTGATGAATCTTATCCCTGCCGATCGTGGCGCGAACCGCGAGAGCATCGTGAAGCTGATGGTCGCCTGCCGAGAATTCACCGGTCACGGACACCGCAGCCTCATCATTTATCCCGAAGGCACGCGCTCGCAAACCGGCGAGATGGCGCCGATGAAAAAAGGGCCGGCGATGATCGCCACCGAATTAAGCCTGCCGATTGTGCCGGTTTATATTAACGGCACGCACCGCGCGTACCCGAAAGGCGGCAAGTTTTTCAAACCCACGCGCCTGCGGGTTTACATAGGGGAAGCGATTGACCCCAACCGTTTTCGCGAAGAACATGGCGGTGGTCGCATGATTTACAGCGCGATCACTCGCGAGATGGAAAACCGCATTCACAAACTGAAGGAACTCCATGGCTGA
- a CDS encoding SDR family oxidoreductase codes for MFAEKVVIITGASSGLGRQLARDLAARQCRVVLFARNAEALAEAVAECEAAGGEAMAVTGDVTQPEDCECLIAKTTERFGGIDFLISNAGLSMWAKFDEVTDLNLFRRLMEVNYLGLVNTLHFALPALKKTGGLIVSIGSIQGKIAVPAHSGYVASKHALEGFCDTLRYELEETGVDILTVHPHWIQGTQMRANACTADGAAMGESKRSHNHESITLDECAREIIDAMRERQSELIIPPRLRLAPILKALWPALLRRKVLRIFRGQGN; via the coding sequence ATGTTTGCCGAAAAAGTCGTCATCATCACCGGTGCCTCATCCGGCTTGGGCCGCCAACTTGCGCGCGATCTTGCCGCGCGACAATGTCGCGTGGTGCTATTCGCCCGCAACGCCGAAGCCTTGGCCGAGGCCGTGGCCGAATGCGAAGCGGCGGGTGGGGAAGCGATGGCTGTCACCGGCGATGTCACGCAACCTGAAGATTGCGAGTGCCTCATCGCCAAAACCACGGAGCGCTTTGGCGGTATCGATTTTCTCATCTCCAACGCCGGCCTCAGTATGTGGGCCAAATTCGATGAAGTGACTGACCTCAATTTGTTTCGCCGATTGATGGAGGTCAATTATTTGGGCCTTGTGAACACCCTGCACTTCGCGCTGCCCGCGCTCAAGAAGACCGGCGGCCTCATAGTTTCCATCGGCAGCATCCAAGGCAAAATAGCCGTGCCCGCGCATTCCGGATACGTTGCCAGCAAACACGCGCTCGAAGGTTTTTGTGATACGCTGCGCTACGAGTTGGAGGAAACCGGCGTTGATATTTTGACCGTCCATCCGCATTGGATTCAAGGCACCCAAATGCGCGCCAACGCGTGCACCGCCGATGGTGCGGCGATGGGTGAAAGCAAGCGCTCGCACAATCACGAATCCATCACGCTTGACGAATGCGCGCGCGAAATCATCGATGCGATGCGCGAGCGCCAGAGCGAACTCATCATCCCGCCCCGCCTGCGCCTCGCGCCCATTCTCAAAGCGCTATGGCCCGCGCTGTTGCGCCGCAAAGTGCTGCGCATTTTTCGCGGGCAGGGAAACTGA
- a CDS encoding mandelate racemase/muconate lactonizing enzyme family protein, whose protein sequence is MLSRRNWLLASATALPFLGCTQLRSPAARPGRDEPGLRIKHIRRTTVHLPYRAVPARSMARELPHWVYAEICEVELANGVIGFGETMLYYTWGVTSDADVKFARGKNAADMMWRDELGAGLQMACFDAVGRSLDVPVHALLGKQVHTQTPVAWWNIDLPPEDVASEAKTAAAAGYKAFKTKGRPWFDIWEQAKQGNAAAPDGFSITFDYNDTLLDAKRGIPILKDVEQYPITKMVETPIPQGDIPGNQEIRRETKAAVAMHYGNPAPATAIRERVCDGFVVGGGATKVMNAGHVAAMADLPFWLQLVGSTITGAWALHFGAVLSHATWPAVTCFQLYADSPLQQPLTVKDGFSKIPNGPGLGVDLDWNVIKKLTVPKPPARPEPERLLETRWPGGRIMYVGSNGSVNYMLRKFMRPGNLPYFEPGATTRLLPDDGSKDWRTLYTRARKNPVIINRS, encoded by the coding sequence ATGCTTTCCCGTCGCAACTGGCTTCTTGCCTCGGCAACCGCCCTGCCGTTCCTGGGCTGCACGCAACTGCGCTCACCCGCCGCCCGTCCGGGCCGTGATGAGCCTGGGCTGCGCATCAAGCACATCCGTCGCACTACCGTTCATTTGCCATACCGCGCCGTGCCTGCGCGCAGTATGGCGCGCGAACTGCCGCATTGGGTGTACGCCGAAATTTGCGAGGTGGAGCTGGCCAATGGCGTCATCGGGTTTGGCGAGACGATGCTTTACTATACGTGGGGCGTCACTTCGGATGCGGATGTGAAATTCGCGCGCGGCAAAAATGCCGCCGACATGATGTGGCGCGATGAGCTTGGCGCGGGTTTGCAAATGGCGTGCTTCGATGCCGTGGGACGCTCGCTTGATGTGCCGGTACACGCGCTGCTCGGTAAACAGGTTCACACGCAAACCCCCGTGGCGTGGTGGAACATCGACCTCCCGCCCGAGGATGTAGCCAGCGAAGCGAAGACGGCCGCCGCCGCAGGCTACAAAGCGTTCAAGACGAAGGGCCGGCCGTGGTTTGATATTTGGGAACAAGCCAAACAAGGCAACGCCGCCGCACCCGATGGGTTTTCGATTACGTTTGATTACAACGACACCTTGCTTGACGCGAAGCGCGGCATTCCAATCCTCAAAGACGTTGAACAATATCCCATCACCAAAATGGTCGAGACCCCCATTCCGCAGGGCGACATCCCCGGCAACCAAGAAATCCGCCGCGAAACCAAAGCCGCCGTGGCGATGCATTACGGCAACCCCGCGCCCGCCACTGCCATCCGCGAACGCGTGTGCGACGGCTTCGTGGTAGGCGGCGGAGCCACCAAAGTGATGAACGCCGGTCACGTGGCCGCGATGGCCGATTTGCCTTTTTGGTTACAGCTTGTCGGCAGCACGATCACCGGCGCGTGGGCGCTGCATTTCGGCGCCGTGCTCAGCCACGCCACTTGGCCGGCGGTGACGTGTTTCCAACTCTACGCCGACTCGCCCCTGCAACAACCGCTCACGGTGAAAGACGGCTTCTCCAAAATCCCCAACGGCCCAGGCCTCGGCGTGGATCTCGATTGGAACGTCATCAAAAAATTAACCGTCCCCAAGCCTCCCGCACGCCCCGAACCCGAACGCCTCCTTGAAACCCGCTGGCCCGGCGGCCGCATAATGTACGTCGGCAGCAATGGCTCCGTGAATTATATGCTCCGAAAATTTATGCGCCCCGGCAACCTCCCCTACTTCGAGCCCGGCGCCACCACCCGCCTCCTGCCCGACGACGGCTCCAAAGATTGGCGCACCCTCTACACCCGCGCCCGCAAAAATCCGGTCATCATTAACCGATCATGA
- a CDS encoding hydroxymethylglutaryl-CoA reductase: MNKLTPPRGYAQADTEARQQWLQEQTGHTVPEFALDEPENLKGLIENHVGFVGLPLSISGPLKIDGTYAHGDFYVPLCTVEGTLSLSMTRGLYLTHRAGGIKTRHVKQELSRAPVFRFDEIEEALAFLNIIDARYDDIKNAAENTTRYGKLLRIDKQIIHNRVILDFIYHTAEAAGQNMVTLSTDAACRYIVEHLSGETPFRYLLESNYNADKNPAHRSLTKGRGHHVIASFQIPNRILKKLLRVTADQLIEALTDKHLGSQMAGMLGMNLHTANALAALYLALGQDVACVAENAIGIATYEKRGDDLYATLSMPSVTVGTVGGATRLHAQRANLELLGCAGGEHSSCKLAEIICASALALEISLAGAIVSNEFAEAHAKFGR, translated from the coding sequence ATGAACAAACTGACACCACCGCGCGGGTACGCCCAAGCGGACACTGAGGCACGCCAGCAATGGTTGCAGGAGCAGACGGGGCACACGGTGCCGGAGTTCGCGCTGGATGAGCCAGAAAATCTCAAGGGGCTCATCGAAAATCACGTGGGCTTTGTGGGGCTGCCGTTGAGCATTTCCGGGCCGCTGAAAATCGATGGCACTTATGCGCACGGTGATTTTTATGTGCCGCTGTGCACGGTGGAAGGCACGCTGAGCCTTTCGATGACGCGCGGACTTTATCTCACCCATCGCGCGGGCGGCATCAAGACGCGCCACGTGAAGCAGGAACTTTCGCGCGCGCCGGTGTTTCGGTTTGATGAAATCGAAGAGGCGCTGGCTTTTCTCAACATCATCGACGCCCGCTACGATGATATCAAAAATGCCGCCGAAAACACCACGCGCTACGGCAAACTATTGCGGATTGATAAACAAATCATCCACAACCGCGTCATCCTCGATTTCATTTATCATACCGCCGAGGCGGCCGGACAAAATATGGTGACGTTGAGCACCGATGCCGCGTGCCGTTACATTGTCGAACATCTTTCCGGCGAAACGCCGTTTCGATATTTGTTGGAAAGCAATTATAACGCGGACAAAAATCCCGCGCACCGCAGCCTTACCAAAGGGCGAGGCCATCACGTCATCGCCAGTTTTCAGATTCCCAATCGCATCCTGAAAAAGCTGCTGCGCGTCACGGCTGATCAACTCATCGAGGCGCTTACCGACAAACATCTCGGCTCGCAAATGGCCGGGATGTTGGGGATGAATCTCCACACCGCCAACGCGCTGGCCGCGCTCTACCTCGCGCTGGGGCAGGACGTGGCGTGCGTGGCGGAGAACGCCATCGGTATTGCGACGTACGAAAAACGCGGCGACGATTTGTACGCCACGCTGAGTATGCCGAGCGTGACGGTGGGCACGGTGGGTGGCGCCACGCGCTTGCACGCGCAACGGGCGAATTTGGAATTATTGGGCTGCGCCGGTGGTGAACATTCTTCGTGCAAACTGGCGGAGATCATTTGTGCTTCGGCGTTGGCGTTGGAGATTTCACTGGCGGGGGCCATTGTGAGCAACGAGTTTGCCGAGGCCCACGCGAAATTCGGAAGGTAA
- a CDS encoding FAD-binding oxidoreductase: MKWWGWGYEDVRFSDADKPKLWPYLSGELGLEQVEPTPPVKFDDVHLPAAKENAPFVAALRDALAGDQVSVDKKDRLIHAAGKAFRDLFRLRRGQVDFAPDLVIYPASEDDVVAIVKAAHEHNAVLIPFGGGTNIAGCIEPKDRDGRFIVSLDMCRMHRVLAVDKKSLLARIEAGVYGPHMEEQLEAEGVTLGHFPDSFVHSTLGGWVATRSAGMQSDKYGKIEDMVIAVRMVTPSGTIVTRTVPNTSNGIDVRSLCVGSEGILGVITEVTMQVHRLPEYKLFEGWLFPDFESGIHAIHECMRHGAMPVITRLNDPGKTALSAAFKKVESPVKQKIGAMMKWYLRNIKGIDFTKCCMMTTAYEGDYDTFHLQRRESNRVFRKHGGVNLGEGPGNSFKEAKYDFPHVRDYLMDRGVMGDVSETSTTWDNLHNLYTKTLANIRKAIRDTGVDPWVGCHISHNYHTGASLYFTFGCRQIEGREMDQYLYIKKAAEDSFLQNGGTVSHHHAIGTEHLPWIEADLSPTGVKAVRALKDGLDPKAVMNPGKILPGPEPLREWGLTDEAIASFNKAD; encoded by the coding sequence ATGAAATGGTGGGGATGGGGCTATGAGGATGTGCGCTTCAGCGATGCTGACAAGCCGAAGCTGTGGCCCTACCTCAGCGGCGAGTTGGGGCTGGAACAAGTCGAGCCCACCCCACCGGTGAAGTTTGATGACGTGCATTTGCCCGCCGCCAAAGAGAACGCTCCCTTTGTTGCCGCGCTGCGTGACGCGCTGGCGGGCGATCAAGTTTCTGTCGACAAAAAAGACCGCCTCATCCACGCCGCTGGAAAAGCCTTTCGCGATTTGTTTCGCCTGCGGCGCGGGCAAGTGGATTTCGCGCCCGACCTTGTTATCTATCCGGCAAGCGAAGACGACGTGGTGGCCATCGTCAAAGCCGCGCACGAACACAACGCCGTGCTCATTCCGTTTGGCGGCGGCACAAACATCGCCGGTTGCATTGAGCCGAAGGACCGCGATGGGCGATTCATTGTGAGTCTCGATATGTGCCGGATGCATCGCGTGTTGGCGGTGGATAAAAAATCGCTACTCGCCCGCATCGAGGCCGGCGTTTACGGGCCGCATATGGAGGAACAGCTTGAGGCGGAAGGCGTTACGCTTGGGCATTTTCCGGATTCGTTTGTGCACTCCACGCTCGGCGGTTGGGTGGCCACGCGTTCGGCGGGAATGCAAAGCGACAAGTACGGCAAGATCGAGGATATGGTCATCGCGGTGCGAATGGTCACGCCCAGCGGCACGATCGTCACGCGCACGGTTCCCAATACTTCCAACGGCATTGACGTGCGGAGTTTGTGCGTGGGTAGCGAAGGCATCCTCGGCGTCATCACCGAGGTGACGATGCAAGTGCATCGCTTGCCGGAATATAAATTGTTTGAAGGTTGGTTGTTCCCGGATTTCGAGAGCGGCATTCACGCCATTCACGAATGCATGCGGCACGGCGCGATGCCGGTCATCACGCGCCTCAACGATCCGGGCAAGACGGCCCTGAGTGCGGCTTTCAAAAAAGTGGAGTCGCCGGTGAAACAAAAAATTGGCGCGATGATGAAATGGTATTTACGAAACATCAAAGGCATTGACTTCACGAAATGCTGTATGATGACCACCGCGTACGAAGGTGATTACGATACGTTCCATTTGCAGCGCCGGGAATCCAATCGGGTTTTCCGAAAGCACGGCGGCGTGAACCTCGGCGAAGGTCCGGGCAATTCCTTCAAGGAAGCGAAGTATGATTTCCCGCATGTGCGCGATTATTTGATGGACCGCGGCGTGATGGGCGACGTCAGCGAAACCTCCACCACCTGGGACAATCTTCACAATCTTTATACCAAAACCCTTGCCAACATTCGCAAAGCCATTCGCGATACCGGCGTGGATCCGTGGGTAGGCTGCCACATCAGCCACAACTATCACACCGGCGCGAGCCTCTACTTCACCTTCGGTTGCCGCCAAATCGAAGGCCGCGAGATGGATCAATATCTTTATATCAAAAAAGCCGCCGAAGATTCCTTCCTCCAAAACGGCGGCACCGTCAGCCATCATCACGCCATCGGCACGGAGCATCTCCCGTGGATTGAGGCCGATCTTTCGCCCACCGGCGTCAAAGCCGTGCGCGCGCTCAAGGACGGCCTCGACCCCAAAGCCGTGATGAACCCCGGCAAAATTCTTCCCGGCCCCGAGCCGCTGCGCGAATGGGGCTTGACCGATGAGGCCATTGCGTCGTTCAACAAGGCGGACTAA
- a CDS encoding sel1 repeat family protein — MAEDKQAEKTAKAELKELRSQAKDGVLKAQFLLAVKLANGDGGEANEKCAREAEKWYRKAARRDFPPAMNNLALLYTGDALGAPDLKAALKWYRKAAELGYARAQAVLGWRLVCGNGAPTNPEEGAAWLTKAAEQGFALAQNNLGVCFSEGTGVDADEAQAVGWFRKAAEQGNTAAQFNLGLRCAQGRGTEKDLEVAKEWLTKAAEKNHAAAQAHLADLLAGDDDAQAARWYRAAAEAGHAAAQNNLGRCLAEGIGVEADADEAVEWYRRAAEQDCLPAQFNLGRNLLAAHSPEAAQWLELAAAADHTEAQWLLGRALDDGSTLPRDAVAAVKWLRKAAEGGVNEAQFRLAVSLERGDGVSENLTEAVDWYTLAADAGHAAAQFNLGAMHARGRGVPADDAKAFKFYKLAAEQSIASAQCNLGAFYEQGRGTGQSFASALRWYELAADQGLARAQYNLAVMLHLGRGTEANLKQAITWYRQAAKQGHAMAQHVLASLYYHGEGVEADAAEAAKWCQLAAEQEVPEAQLILADCYLRGRGVPEDYVLAYVWFNRASSHGLEIAEKNKRHTARYMMPEQIAQAQQISRAHLAA, encoded by the coding sequence ATGGCCGAAGACAAACAGGCAGAAAAAACCGCCAAAGCGGAACTGAAAGAATTGCGCTCGCAAGCCAAAGACGGCGTGCTCAAAGCGCAGTTTTTGCTCGCCGTGAAGCTCGCCAACGGAGATGGCGGGGAGGCTAATGAGAAGTGCGCCAGGGAGGCCGAAAAATGGTATCGCAAAGCCGCCCGGCGCGACTTCCCTCCCGCGATGAATAATCTCGCCCTGTTGTATACCGGCGATGCCCTCGGCGCGCCGGATCTCAAAGCCGCGCTGAAGTGGTACCGTAAAGCCGCCGAACTCGGCTACGCCCGCGCCCAAGCCGTCCTTGGCTGGCGACTCGTGTGCGGCAACGGCGCGCCCACCAATCCCGAGGAAGGCGCGGCGTGGCTAACGAAAGCCGCCGAGCAAGGTTTCGCGTTGGCACAAAATAATTTGGGCGTGTGCTTCTCCGAAGGCACCGGGGTGGACGCCGATGAAGCTCAGGCCGTCGGTTGGTTTCGTAAAGCCGCCGAGCAGGGCAACACCGCCGCGCAATTCAACCTTGGCCTCCGCTGCGCGCAGGGGCGCGGCACGGAAAAAGATTTGGAAGTTGCCAAGGAATGGCTCACCAAAGCCGCCGAGAAAAATCACGCCGCTGCGCAGGCGCACTTGGCCGATTTGTTGGCAGGCGACGATGACGCCCAAGCCGCGCGTTGGTATCGTGCCGCCGCCGAGGCCGGCCACGCCGCCGCCCAAAATAATTTGGGTCGTTGCCTTGCCGAAGGCATCGGCGTGGAAGCGGATGCCGACGAAGCCGTGGAGTGGTATCGCCGCGCAGCGGAACAGGATTGTTTGCCCGCGCAATTCAATCTCGGTCGGAATCTTTTGGCAGCGCATTCGCCCGAAGCCGCACAATGGCTCGAATTGGCCGCGGCTGCCGATCACACCGAGGCGCAATGGCTGCTCGGGCGTGCGTTGGATGACGGCAGCACTCTGCCGCGCGATGCAGTGGCCGCCGTGAAGTGGCTGCGCAAAGCCGCCGAAGGCGGCGTGAATGAAGCTCAATTTCGGTTGGCGGTGAGCTTGGAACGCGGCGATGGTGTTTCTGAAAATCTTACGGAAGCCGTCGATTGGTACACCCTCGCCGCCGATGCCGGCCACGCGGCGGCGCAGTTTAACCTTGGCGCAATGCACGCGCGCGGTCGCGGTGTGCCTGCCGATGACGCCAAGGCCTTCAAGTTTTACAAACTCGCTGCCGAACAAAGTATCGCCAGCGCGCAGTGCAATCTCGGCGCATTTTACGAACAAGGGCGCGGCACGGGACAAAGTTTTGCTTCGGCTTTGCGCTGGTACGAACTAGCCGCCGATCAAGGCTTGGCGCGGGCGCAATACAATCTTGCCGTGATGCTGCATCTCGGACGCGGCACGGAGGCCAATTTGAAGCAGGCCATCACGTGGTATCGCCAAGCGGCGAAGCAGGGACACGCGATGGCGCAGCATGTGTTGGCGTCGCTTTATTATCATGGCGAAGGCGTGGAGGCGGACGCGGCCGAGGCGGCCAAGTGGTGCCAGCTTGCCGCCGAGCAGGAGGTGCCTGAGGCGCAATTGATTTTGGCCGATTGCTATCTGCGCGGGCGCGGCGTGCCGGAGGATTATGTGCTGGCGTATGTGTGGTTCAACCGTGCCTCATCGCACGGCCTTGAGATTGCCGAGAAAAACAAACGCCACACCGCCCGCTATATGATGCCCGAGCAAATTGCTCAGGCGCAGCAAATCTCCCGCGCTCACTTGGCGGCTTGA
- a CDS encoding MMPL family transporter, whose product MADGKRQFNLEPAVLLLVLGLLVSLPSVLCVDEIEVSTEVGDLLAGDQRNLESYEGAQGVLGDAEPLAVSLDCGEVYSAEGVALIRRVTAALGTLPGVTVTNRVFREGLFHEVVRTNVNSLVTVERPVRDGLGLKWLPLVPERLDEHGLRELRRWSQEHPFARNILVAADGRHTMLIINLTDPAFTTEEQLLFHHQVEAVLQPFRDEGHSARAIALPLIEHEIYTTLVQDAWRFMPLALALLVGVLAVTFWRLPRLMVFVLGSQAMGLMLIPFLMEVTGLYLNIFTVLLLPLLTGVHLTLLIHMATAFQRAWGREFNAVDAIHAMLGEVFRASAYAALTTMVGLAALMASDVQQIREFGQLGAAGIAMLFLVTFGPALGLLLVLFRNVKSTAPEVAEATVETGQGASWVEFLLRHRRRVAVAALVAVGVMVLGISKVRTDIRASEFLGKKSPTRLMIEELDAAYGGINVVQMAVDSGMTNGINHPIFLNYLDTVHQHATAQEEVTAVYSYAQLLATINEVWEGGAEGTRVLPKEFWKIPMFVAVLNKERGGETHTPFMEMLSDGRGQTAQLLLRTRDMSSAAYLDLLHRMETHARKNAPPGVTVSIESGVRAILEADRRIVRSQRRSVLWSIGLIAILLAVLWRSLGLAVLALAVNVLPVGMLIALQGFAGVPLNSITIMVAAIALGIAVDDTIHFITHWLGERAAGADAKEAARRTLAVKGRPIVATTAILVGMAGVFWVSEFPPVVHFGLLLAAGLAGALGAALGLLPAWLGGGARNLGK is encoded by the coding sequence TTGGCGGACGGGAAACGACAGTTTAATTTGGAGCCAGCGGTGTTGTTGCTGGTGTTGGGGCTGTTGGTGAGTCTGCCAAGCGTCTTGTGTGTCGACGAAATAGAGGTGTCGACCGAGGTGGGCGATCTACTGGCGGGGGATCAGCGGAACTTGGAAAGTTACGAGGGCGCGCAGGGGGTTCTTGGCGATGCAGAGCCACTCGCGGTGAGTCTCGACTGCGGCGAGGTGTACTCGGCGGAGGGGGTGGCGTTGATCCGGCGGGTGACGGCGGCACTGGGGACGTTGCCGGGGGTGACGGTGACGAATCGAGTTTTTCGCGAGGGTCTCTTTCACGAGGTCGTGCGCACCAATGTGAACAGCCTCGTCACGGTGGAACGGCCGGTGCGGGACGGGTTGGGCCTGAAGTGGTTGCCTTTGGTGCCGGAGCGGTTGGATGAACATGGATTGCGCGAGCTGCGGCGTTGGTCGCAGGAACATCCTTTTGCGCGCAATATTTTGGTGGCGGCAGATGGCCGGCACACGATGCTGATCATCAACCTCACGGATCCGGCGTTCACCACTGAGGAGCAGCTTTTATTTCATCATCAAGTGGAAGCGGTGTTGCAGCCTTTCCGCGATGAGGGGCACTCGGCGCGGGCGATTGCGTTGCCGCTGATTGAGCACGAAATTTATACCACGTTGGTGCAGGACGCTTGGCGTTTTATGCCACTGGCGTTGGCGTTGTTGGTGGGGGTGTTGGCGGTGACATTTTGGCGGCTGCCGCGCTTGATGGTTTTCGTGCTGGGGAGCCAGGCGATGGGGCTCATGCTGATTCCGTTCTTGATGGAAGTGACGGGTTTGTATCTCAACATTTTTACGGTGTTGCTACTGCCTTTGTTGACGGGGGTGCATCTGACGCTATTGATTCACATGGCGACGGCATTTCAACGGGCGTGGGGGCGCGAGTTCAATGCCGTGGACGCGATTCACGCAATGTTGGGTGAAGTGTTTCGCGCGAGCGCGTATGCGGCGTTGACCACAATGGTAGGGCTGGCGGCGTTGATGGCGAGCGATGTCCAGCAGATCCGCGAGTTCGGCCAACTCGGCGCAGCGGGGATTGCAATGTTGTTTTTGGTGACGTTCGGGCCGGCCTTGGGCTTGTTGTTGGTGTTGTTCCGGAATGTAAAATCAACAGCGCCGGAGGTCGCGGAGGCAACGGTGGAAACAGGGCAGGGCGCCTCGTGGGTGGAGTTTTTGTTGAGGCATCGGCGTAGAGTTGCAGTGGCGGCTTTGGTGGCGGTGGGGGTAATGGTGCTGGGGATTTCCAAAGTGCGCACAGATATTCGGGCTTCGGAGTTTTTGGGCAAAAAGAGTCCCACGCGTTTGATGATTGAAGAATTGGACGCGGCGTACGGCGGCATCAACGTGGTGCAAATGGCGGTGGATTCGGGGATGACCAATGGCATCAATCATCCCATTTTTTTGAATTACCTCGATACGGTGCATCAACACGCCACCGCCCAGGAGGAGGTGACAGCGGTTTATTCGTACGCGCAATTGTTGGCGACGATCAACGAAGTGTGGGAAGGCGGCGCGGAAGGCACGCGGGTGTTGCCAAAGGAGTTTTGGAAAATCCCCATGTTCGTGGCGGTGCTAAATAAAGAACGTGGTGGCGAAACGCACACGCCGTTTATGGAAATGCTGAGCGACGGACGCGGGCAAACGGCACAGCTTTTGTTGCGCACGCGCGATATGAGCAGCGCGGCGTATTTGGATTTGCTGCATCGAATGGAAACGCACGCGCGGAAGAATGCGCCGCCCGGCGTCACGGTGTCCATTGAGAGCGGGGTGCGCGCGATCCTCGAGGCGGATCGCCGCATCGTGCGCAGTCAACGGCGGAGTGTGCTGTGGAGTATTGGGTTGATCGCGATTTTGTTGGCGGTGTTGTGGCGGTCGCTGGGCTTGGCGGTGTTGGCGTTGGCGGTGAATGTTTTGCCGGTGGGGATGCTTATCGCGTTGCAGGGGTTTGCGGGGGTGCCGCTTAATTCGATTACCATTATGGTGGCGGCCATCGCGTTGGGGATTGCGGTGGACGACACGATTCATTTTATCACGCATTGGCTCGGCGAACGGGCGGCGGGCGCGGATGCAAAGGAAGCAGCGCGGCGGACGTTGGCGGTGAAGGGGCGGCCTATCGTGGCGACCACGGCGATTTTGGTGGGAATGGCGGGGGTGTTTTGGGTGTCGGAATTTCCGCCGGTGGTGCATTTTGGGTTGTTGTTGGCGGCGGGTTTGGCAGGGGCGTTGGGGGCGGCGCTGGGGTTGTTACCGGCGTGGCTTGGAGGCGGGGCGCGCAATTTGGGCAAGTAA